The following proteins are co-located in the Syngnathus scovelli strain Florida chromosome 5, RoL_Ssco_1.2, whole genome shotgun sequence genome:
- the cyth4b gene encoding cytohesin 4b isoform X1 yields the protein MGASFLSLSLSTVSFSSRRSSLVPTSMMGVDGQWWRTSGYHWCVNAASLPRRHGTSLNVPVLSGFTTAEMLELENIKMHKKGLLDDIQKLKDEIDSVMAEILNFELAETEESKSMGRKQFSNGKKKFNMDPKKGIHYLVENKLLEKSAARIADFLYKEEGLNKTAIGEFLGERDELHLQTLKAFVELHEFSDLNLVQALRQFLWSFRLPGEAQKIDRMMEAFAARYCQCNANVFQSTDTCYILSFAIIMLNTSLHNPNVKDKTTLERFVCMNKGINNGRDLPVELLTKLYESIRKEPFKIPEDDGNDLTHTFFNPDREGWLLKLGGRVKTWKRRWFILTDNCLYYFEFTTDKEPRGIIPLENLCVRDVPFPRKPYCLELYNPNSRGQKIKACKTETDGRVVEGKHQSYAICAASAGERDSWIHAIRASITRDPFYDLVSQRKKKLIKQNHQD from the exons ATGGGCGCCAGTTTCTTGTCCTTGAGCTTATCCACCGTGTCCTTTTCGTCCCGCAGGTCCAGCTTGGTGCCCACCAGTATGATGGGCGTGGATGGGCAATGGTGGCGTACCTCCGGGTACCACTGGTGTGTAAACGCAGCATCGTTACCACGGCGACACGGGACCTCGCTAAACGTTCCAG TTCTGTCGGGTTTCACAACGGCCGAAATGTTGGAGTTGGAGAACATCAAGATGCACAAGAAAGGACTTCTGGATGACATCCAG aaacTCAAGGATGAGATTGACAGCGTCATGGCCGAGATTCTCAATTTCGAATTGGCCGAGACCGAGGAAAG CAAAAGCATGGGAAGGAAACAATTCTCTAACGGGAAGAAAAAATTCAACATGGACCCTAAGAAG GGTATCCATTACCTGGTGGAGAACAAGTTATTGGAGAAGAGCGCTGCACGCATCGCCGACTTCCTCTACAAGGAGGAGGGCCTCAACAAGACGGCCATCGGAGAGTTCCTGGGAGAAAG GGACGAGCTCCACCTGCAAACCTTGAAGGCCTTTGTGGAACTTCACGAGTTCTCCGACCTCAACTTGGTCCAGGCGCTGAG ACAGTTCCTGTGGAGTTTCCGTCTACCCGGCGAGGCCCAGAAGATCGACCGCATGATGGAGGCGTTTGCCGCGCGATACTGCCAATGCAACGCAAACGTCTTCCAGTCCACCG ACACGTGCTACATCCTGTCGTTCGCCATCATCATGCTGAACACCAGCTTGCACAACCCCAACGTGAAGGACAAGACCACGCTGGAGCGATTCGTTTGCATGAACAAAGGCATCAACAACGGCCGCGACCTCCCCGTCGAGCTGCTCACG AAACTTTACGAGAGCATCCGCAAGGAGCCCTTCAAGATTCCCGAGGACGACGGCAACGACCTGACGCACACGTTCTTCAACCCCGACAGAGAAGGATGGCTCCTCAAGCTGG GCGGTCGAGTGAAGACGTGGAAGAGGCGATGGTTCATCCTCACCGACAACTGCCTCTACTACTTTGAGTTCACCACC GACAAAGAGCCTCGAGGCATCATCCCTCTGGAGAACCTGTGCGTCCGGGACGTCCCCTTTCCCCGCAAACCT TACTGCCTGGAGCTGTACAACCCCAACAGTCGAGGTCAGAAGATCAAAGCGTGCAAGACGGAGACGGACGGCCGCGTGGTGGAGGGCAAACACCAATCGTACGCCATCTGCGCTGCCAGCGCCGGCGAGAGAGACTCCTGGATCCACGCCATCAG GGCGAGCATCACCAGGGACCCTTTCTACGACCTGGTGTCCCAGCGCAAGAAGAAACTAATCAAGCAGAACCATCAGGACTGA
- the cyth4b gene encoding cytohesin 4b isoform X2, whose translation MTDSHMVLSGFTTAEMLELENIKMHKKGLLDDIQKLKDEIDSVMAEILNFELAETEESKSMGRKQFSNGKKKFNMDPKKGIHYLVENKLLEKSAARIADFLYKEEGLNKTAIGEFLGERDELHLQTLKAFVELHEFSDLNLVQALRQFLWSFRLPGEAQKIDRMMEAFAARYCQCNANVFQSTDTCYILSFAIIMLNTSLHNPNVKDKTTLERFVCMNKGINNGRDLPVELLTKLYESIRKEPFKIPEDDGNDLTHTFFNPDREGWLLKLGGRVKTWKRRWFILTDNCLYYFEFTTDKEPRGIIPLENLCVRDVPFPRKPYCLELYNPNSRGQKIKACKTETDGRVVEGKHQSYAICAASAGERDSWIHAIRASITRDPFYDLVSQRKKKLIKQNHQD comes from the exons ATGACTGACAGCCACATGG TTCTGTCGGGTTTCACAACGGCCGAAATGTTGGAGTTGGAGAACATCAAGATGCACAAGAAAGGACTTCTGGATGACATCCAG aaacTCAAGGATGAGATTGACAGCGTCATGGCCGAGATTCTCAATTTCGAATTGGCCGAGACCGAGGAAAG CAAAAGCATGGGAAGGAAACAATTCTCTAACGGGAAGAAAAAATTCAACATGGACCCTAAGAAG GGTATCCATTACCTGGTGGAGAACAAGTTATTGGAGAAGAGCGCTGCACGCATCGCCGACTTCCTCTACAAGGAGGAGGGCCTCAACAAGACGGCCATCGGAGAGTTCCTGGGAGAAAG GGACGAGCTCCACCTGCAAACCTTGAAGGCCTTTGTGGAACTTCACGAGTTCTCCGACCTCAACTTGGTCCAGGCGCTGAG ACAGTTCCTGTGGAGTTTCCGTCTACCCGGCGAGGCCCAGAAGATCGACCGCATGATGGAGGCGTTTGCCGCGCGATACTGCCAATGCAACGCAAACGTCTTCCAGTCCACCG ACACGTGCTACATCCTGTCGTTCGCCATCATCATGCTGAACACCAGCTTGCACAACCCCAACGTGAAGGACAAGACCACGCTGGAGCGATTCGTTTGCATGAACAAAGGCATCAACAACGGCCGCGACCTCCCCGTCGAGCTGCTCACG AAACTTTACGAGAGCATCCGCAAGGAGCCCTTCAAGATTCCCGAGGACGACGGCAACGACCTGACGCACACGTTCTTCAACCCCGACAGAGAAGGATGGCTCCTCAAGCTGG GCGGTCGAGTGAAGACGTGGAAGAGGCGATGGTTCATCCTCACCGACAACTGCCTCTACTACTTTGAGTTCACCACC GACAAAGAGCCTCGAGGCATCATCCCTCTGGAGAACCTGTGCGTCCGGGACGTCCCCTTTCCCCGCAAACCT TACTGCCTGGAGCTGTACAACCCCAACAGTCGAGGTCAGAAGATCAAAGCGTGCAAGACGGAGACGGACGGCCGCGTGGTGGAGGGCAAACACCAATCGTACGCCATCTGCGCTGCCAGCGCCGGCGAGAGAGACTCCTGGATCCACGCCATCAG GGCGAGCATCACCAGGGACCCTTTCTACGACCTGGTGTCCCAGCGCAAGAAGAAACTAATCAAGCAGAACCATCAGGACTGA
- the cyth4b gene encoding cytohesin 4b isoform X3, which produces MKSHKAMPGKTKSIHHFGQKWLFLGQNRSSAFGSIAASKSMGRKQFSNGKKKFNMDPKKGIHYLVENKLLEKSAARIADFLYKEEGLNKTAIGEFLGERDELHLQTLKAFVELHEFSDLNLVQALRQFLWSFRLPGEAQKIDRMMEAFAARYCQCNANVFQSTDTCYILSFAIIMLNTSLHNPNVKDKTTLERFVCMNKGINNGRDLPVELLTKLYESIRKEPFKIPEDDGNDLTHTFFNPDREGWLLKLGGRVKTWKRRWFILTDNCLYYFEFTTDKEPRGIIPLENLCVRDVPFPRKPYCLELYNPNSRGQKIKACKTETDGRVVEGKHQSYAICAASAGERDSWIHAIRASITRDPFYDLVSQRKKKLIKQNHQD; this is translated from the exons atgaaGTCTCACAAAGCCATGCCTGGCAAAACAAAGTCAATCCACCATTTTGGTCAGAAGTGGCTATTTTTGGGACAAAACAGATCCTCGGCATTTGGTTCAATTGCAGCCAG CAAAAGCATGGGAAGGAAACAATTCTCTAACGGGAAGAAAAAATTCAACATGGACCCTAAGAAG GGTATCCATTACCTGGTGGAGAACAAGTTATTGGAGAAGAGCGCTGCACGCATCGCCGACTTCCTCTACAAGGAGGAGGGCCTCAACAAGACGGCCATCGGAGAGTTCCTGGGAGAAAG GGACGAGCTCCACCTGCAAACCTTGAAGGCCTTTGTGGAACTTCACGAGTTCTCCGACCTCAACTTGGTCCAGGCGCTGAG ACAGTTCCTGTGGAGTTTCCGTCTACCCGGCGAGGCCCAGAAGATCGACCGCATGATGGAGGCGTTTGCCGCGCGATACTGCCAATGCAACGCAAACGTCTTCCAGTCCACCG ACACGTGCTACATCCTGTCGTTCGCCATCATCATGCTGAACACCAGCTTGCACAACCCCAACGTGAAGGACAAGACCACGCTGGAGCGATTCGTTTGCATGAACAAAGGCATCAACAACGGCCGCGACCTCCCCGTCGAGCTGCTCACG AAACTTTACGAGAGCATCCGCAAGGAGCCCTTCAAGATTCCCGAGGACGACGGCAACGACCTGACGCACACGTTCTTCAACCCCGACAGAGAAGGATGGCTCCTCAAGCTGG GCGGTCGAGTGAAGACGTGGAAGAGGCGATGGTTCATCCTCACCGACAACTGCCTCTACTACTTTGAGTTCACCACC GACAAAGAGCCTCGAGGCATCATCCCTCTGGAGAACCTGTGCGTCCGGGACGTCCCCTTTCCCCGCAAACCT TACTGCCTGGAGCTGTACAACCCCAACAGTCGAGGTCAGAAGATCAAAGCGTGCAAGACGGAGACGGACGGCCGCGTGGTGGAGGGCAAACACCAATCGTACGCCATCTGCGCTGCCAGCGCCGGCGAGAGAGACTCCTGGATCCACGCCATCAG GGCGAGCATCACCAGGGACCCTTTCTACGACCTGGTGTCCCAGCGCAAGAAGAAACTAATCAAGCAGAACCATCAGGACTGA